In Cololabis saira isolate AMF1-May2022 chromosome 10, fColSai1.1, whole genome shotgun sequence, a single window of DNA contains:
- the mmp16b gene encoding matrix metalloproteinase-16 isoform X2: protein MTLASASKRKPSDCFYAAALCLHLLLWISCAVSEEHHQFSVEGWLQRYGYLPHTEPGMSVLRSAQTMHSAIAAMQRVYGLNVTGTLDEKTKDWMQKPRCGVPDKFKTTTRSRGRRYALTGQKWQRTHITYSIKNVTPKVGARETHDAIRHAFDVWQGVTPLRFEAVPYSALEIGRRDVDITIIFASGFHGDSSPFDGEGGFLAHAYFPGPGIGGDTHFDSDEPWTLGNPNNDGNDLFLVAVHELGHALGLEHSNDPTAIMAPFYQYMDTENFKLPHDDLQGIQKIYGPPDRDKQPTRPPPTDPPLRYHPPSDPRKRAKHHWPSQGSKPSDPNSKPNICDGGFNTLAILRQELCVFKDQWFWRVRDNSVVPGYPMQISYFWKGLPSKIDAVYENSEGKFVFFKGNRFWVFKDTTLQPSYPQNISLFGSGMPTQNIETAVWWKDVSKTYFFKGDRYWRYSEDMRTMDPGYPKPITVWKGIPDSPQGAFVDKANGFTYFYKGKEYWKFNNQMLRVEPGYPRSILRDFLGCDGLPADADWDRNPPVADERHYDNGNVDVVIKLGSTGGTEKAVAIAIPCVLALCMMVLLYTVFQFRRKSTQRHILYCKRSMQEWV, encoded by the exons ATGACCTTAGcatccgccagtaaaagaaaaccaTCGGATTGCTTTTACGCGGCAGCACTCTGCTTGCATCTTTTGCTTTGGATTTCGTGCGCCGTGTCCGAGGAGCATCATCAGTTCAGCGTTGAG GGATGGCTACAGAGGTATGGATACCTTCCCCATACAGAACCAGGAATGTCTGTCCTGCGCTCGGCCCAGACCATGCACTCGGCCATTGCTGCCATGCAGCGCGTTTATGGTCTCAATGTCACAGGGACACTGGATGAGAAAACCAAGGA tTGGATGCAAAAGCCACGTTGCGGCGTTCCGGACAAGTTTAAAACCACCACAAGGTCACGAGGGCGGAGATACGCGCTGACGGGACAGAAGTGGCAGCGTACACACATAACCTACAG CATAAAAAACGTCACACCAAAGGTGGGCGCCCGGGAGACTCATGATGCCATCCGGCATGCGTTTGATGTGTGGCAGGGCGTGACTCCCCTCCGCTTTGAGGCCGTTCCATACAGCGCCCTGGAGATTGGCAGGCGTGACGTGGACATCACTATCATCTTCGCCTCAGGTTTTCATGGTGACAGCTCACCCTTCGATGGAGAGGGAGGGTTCCTCGCCCACGCCTATTTTCCAGGCCCCGGTATAGGAGGTGACACGCACTTTGACTCAGACGAGCCCTGGACCCTGGGGAACCCCAACAATGATG GCAACGACCTGTTCTTGGTTGCGGTTCATGAGTTGGGCCATGCCCTCGGTTTGGAGCACTCAAATGATCCCACTGCTATTATGGCTCCTTTCTACCAGTACATGGACACGGAGAACTTCAAACTACCTCATGACGACCTGCAGGGCATCCAAAAAATATACG GCCCACCAGATAGAGATAAACAGCCAACCAGGCCCCCGCCCACGGACCCCCCTCTCCGCTACCACCCTCCTTCGGACCCACGGAAACGCGCCAAGCACCACTGGCCCTCTCAAGGGTCCAAACCATCCGACCCCAACTCCAAACCCAACATTTGTGATGGCGGCTTCAACACTCTGGCCATCCTTCGACAAGAGCTTTGCGTGTTCAAG GATCAGTGGTTCTGGAGGGTACGGGACAACTCAGTCGTCCCTGGCTACCCCATGCAGATCAGCTACTTCTGGAAAGGCTTGCCGTCCAAAATTGATGCCGTTTATGAAAATAGCGAAGGGAAGTTTGTCTTTTTCAAAG gGAACCGTTTCTGGGTGTTCAAGGACACAACTCTCCAGCCCTCATACCCTCAGAACATCTCTCTGTTCGGGAGTGGCATGCCCACTCAGAACATCGAGACAGCTGTCTGGTGGAAGGATGTTTCCAAGACCTACTTCTTCAAAGGAGACAG ATACTGGAGGTACAGTGAGGACATGAGGACCATGGACCCCGGTTACCCCAAACCCATCACTGTCTGGAAGGGCATCCCCGACTCGCCGCAGGGGGCTTTTGTGGATAAGGCCAATG GCTTCACCTACTTCTACAAGGGGAAAGAGTACTGGAAGTTCAACAACCAAATGCTTCGAGTGGAGCCCGGGTATCCGAGGTCCATTCTCCGAGACTTTTTGGGATGCGACGGCCTTCCTGCTGACGCCGACTGGGACCGGAACCCCCCGGTGGCAGACGAACGCCACTATGACAACGGCAACGTGGATGTTGTCATCAAACTGGGTAGCACAGGGGGTACGGAGAAAGCGGTGGCCATTGCTATCCCCTGTGTTCTGGCTCTGTGCATGATGGTCCTCCTCTACACCGTTTTCCAGTTCAGGAGGAAGAGCACGCAGCGCCACATACTGTACTGCAAGCGCTCCATGCAGGAGTGGGTCTGA
- the mmp16b gene encoding matrix metalloproteinase-16 isoform X1, protein MTLASASKRKPSDCFYAAALCLHLLLWISCAVSEEHHQFSVEGWLQRYGYLPHTEPGMSVLRSAQTMHSAIAAMQRVYGLNVTGTLDEKTKDDITLSWMQKPRCGVPDKFKTTTRSRGRRYALTGQKWQRTHITYSIKNVTPKVGARETHDAIRHAFDVWQGVTPLRFEAVPYSALEIGRRDVDITIIFASGFHGDSSPFDGEGGFLAHAYFPGPGIGGDTHFDSDEPWTLGNPNNDGNDLFLVAVHELGHALGLEHSNDPTAIMAPFYQYMDTENFKLPHDDLQGIQKIYGPPDRDKQPTRPPPTDPPLRYHPPSDPRKRAKHHWPSQGSKPSDPNSKPNICDGGFNTLAILRQELCVFKDQWFWRVRDNSVVPGYPMQISYFWKGLPSKIDAVYENSEGKFVFFKGNRFWVFKDTTLQPSYPQNISLFGSGMPTQNIETAVWWKDVSKTYFFKGDRYWRYSEDMRTMDPGYPKPITVWKGIPDSPQGAFVDKANGFTYFYKGKEYWKFNNQMLRVEPGYPRSILRDFLGCDGLPADADWDRNPPVADERHYDNGNVDVVIKLGSTGGTEKAVAIAIPCVLALCMMVLLYTVFQFRRKSTQRHILYCKRSMQEWV, encoded by the exons ATGACCTTAGcatccgccagtaaaagaaaaccaTCGGATTGCTTTTACGCGGCAGCACTCTGCTTGCATCTTTTGCTTTGGATTTCGTGCGCCGTGTCCGAGGAGCATCATCAGTTCAGCGTTGAG GGATGGCTACAGAGGTATGGATACCTTCCCCATACAGAACCAGGAATGTCTGTCCTGCGCTCGGCCCAGACCATGCACTCGGCCATTGCTGCCATGCAGCGCGTTTATGGTCTCAATGTCACAGGGACACTGGATGAGAAAACCAAGGA TGATATCACGCTAAG tTGGATGCAAAAGCCACGTTGCGGCGTTCCGGACAAGTTTAAAACCACCACAAGGTCACGAGGGCGGAGATACGCGCTGACGGGACAGAAGTGGCAGCGTACACACATAACCTACAG CATAAAAAACGTCACACCAAAGGTGGGCGCCCGGGAGACTCATGATGCCATCCGGCATGCGTTTGATGTGTGGCAGGGCGTGACTCCCCTCCGCTTTGAGGCCGTTCCATACAGCGCCCTGGAGATTGGCAGGCGTGACGTGGACATCACTATCATCTTCGCCTCAGGTTTTCATGGTGACAGCTCACCCTTCGATGGAGAGGGAGGGTTCCTCGCCCACGCCTATTTTCCAGGCCCCGGTATAGGAGGTGACACGCACTTTGACTCAGACGAGCCCTGGACCCTGGGGAACCCCAACAATGATG GCAACGACCTGTTCTTGGTTGCGGTTCATGAGTTGGGCCATGCCCTCGGTTTGGAGCACTCAAATGATCCCACTGCTATTATGGCTCCTTTCTACCAGTACATGGACACGGAGAACTTCAAACTACCTCATGACGACCTGCAGGGCATCCAAAAAATATACG GCCCACCAGATAGAGATAAACAGCCAACCAGGCCCCCGCCCACGGACCCCCCTCTCCGCTACCACCCTCCTTCGGACCCACGGAAACGCGCCAAGCACCACTGGCCCTCTCAAGGGTCCAAACCATCCGACCCCAACTCCAAACCCAACATTTGTGATGGCGGCTTCAACACTCTGGCCATCCTTCGACAAGAGCTTTGCGTGTTCAAG GATCAGTGGTTCTGGAGGGTACGGGACAACTCAGTCGTCCCTGGCTACCCCATGCAGATCAGCTACTTCTGGAAAGGCTTGCCGTCCAAAATTGATGCCGTTTATGAAAATAGCGAAGGGAAGTTTGTCTTTTTCAAAG gGAACCGTTTCTGGGTGTTCAAGGACACAACTCTCCAGCCCTCATACCCTCAGAACATCTCTCTGTTCGGGAGTGGCATGCCCACTCAGAACATCGAGACAGCTGTCTGGTGGAAGGATGTTTCCAAGACCTACTTCTTCAAAGGAGACAG ATACTGGAGGTACAGTGAGGACATGAGGACCATGGACCCCGGTTACCCCAAACCCATCACTGTCTGGAAGGGCATCCCCGACTCGCCGCAGGGGGCTTTTGTGGATAAGGCCAATG GCTTCACCTACTTCTACAAGGGGAAAGAGTACTGGAAGTTCAACAACCAAATGCTTCGAGTGGAGCCCGGGTATCCGAGGTCCATTCTCCGAGACTTTTTGGGATGCGACGGCCTTCCTGCTGACGCCGACTGGGACCGGAACCCCCCGGTGGCAGACGAACGCCACTATGACAACGGCAACGTGGATGTTGTCATCAAACTGGGTAGCACAGGGGGTACGGAGAAAGCGGTGGCCATTGCTATCCCCTGTGTTCTGGCTCTGTGCATGATGGTCCTCCTCTACACCGTTTTCCAGTTCAGGAGGAAGAGCACGCAGCGCCACATACTGTACTGCAAGCGCTCCATGCAGGAGTGGGTCTGA